The bacterium HR11 genomic interval CAGGGCTGGGTCCGGGTCAACGGCCGGGTCGTCAAGCCGAGCTACCGCCTGCGGGCGGGCGACACCGTCGAGGTCACGTGGGTCCGCTTCGAGGAAGAGGCGGGCCTGACGCCGGAGCCGGGCCCCCTGCGGGTCCTCTACGAAGACGAATCCCTCCTCGTTGTCGCCAAGCCGGCCGGCGTGCCCGTCCATCCGGGGGCCGGTCACACGACGGGGACCCTCGTCCATCGGCTCATCGCCCGGTATCCGGAGGTCGCGGCCGTCGGCCATCCCCGGCGGCCCGGGATCGTCCACCGCCTGGACCGGGTGACCTCGGGCCTCCTGGTCGTCGCCCGGACGCCGGCGGCCTACCTGCGGCTCGTGGAGGCGTTTCAACGCCGCCGCGTGCACAAGCACTACGTCGCCATCGTCTGGGGTCGGCCCCATCCCCCGGCGGGCGTCATCGAGACCCGCATCGGGCGGCACCCCCGGCACCGCAAGCGGTTTGACGTCGTTTCCACCGGCGGCAAGTGGGCCCGGACCCGCTACCGTCTGGCCGCCACGACGGAGACCTTCTCCCGCCTGCACGTCTGGCCCTACACGGGCCGGACCCACCAGATCCGGGTCCACCTGACCCACGTGGGCCACCCCATCGTCGGGGACCCGACCTACGGCCACCGGGGATGGCACACCGTCC includes:
- the rluD gene encoding Ribosomal large subunit pseudouridine synthase D, with product MTKFTVLSRETLSVPAADAGTRLDRFLTARADGRSRAQVQSLIEQGWVRVNGRVVKPSYRLRAGDTVEVTWVRFEEEAGLTPEPGPLRVLYEDESLLVVAKPAGVPVHPGAGHTTGTLVHRLIARYPEVAAVGHPRRPGIVHRLDRVTSGLLVVARTPAAYLRLVEAFQRRRVHKHYVAIVWGRPHPPAGVIETRIGRHPRHRKRFDVVSTGGKWARTRYRLAATTETFSRLHVWPYTGRTHQIRVHLTHVGHPIVGDPTYGHRGWHTVRDPVLRDLLRRMARRPAIALHAGCLALPHPVTGTVLRFRLPPPRWFRDLWARMQAVAGS